A window from Amblyomma americanum isolate KBUSLIRL-KWMA chromosome 7, ASM5285725v1, whole genome shotgun sequence encodes these proteins:
- the LOC144097201 gene encoding uncharacterized protein LOC144097201 — protein MPTAAGESSSSLDQQLSQLIGPWGLFQSLMFAYDCLAMLAMGAHNLLFVVIAPNDADYWCQRPASVVLSDEQWKSANIPRDANGTYDRCTVYESTRDGHDGRAANASFGAGAATVVPTSARNVVPCSAWDFNQTTSAGTILEEASGKEAGRTPVEPRRHLELL, from the coding sequence ATGCCGACGGCCGCGGGCGAGTCCAGCTCGTCGCTGGACCAGCAGCTGTCGCAGCTGATCGGACCGTGGGGTCTCTTCCAGAGCCTCATGTTCGCCTACGACTGCCTCGCCATGCTCGCCATGGGCGCCCACAACTTGCTCTTTGTGGTGATCGCGCCCAACGACGCCGACTACTGGTGCCAGCGACCCGCCTCCGTCGTGCTCAGCGACGAGCAGTGGAAGAGCGCCAACATCCCGCGCGACGCCAACGGCACGTACGACCGCTGCACCGTCTACGAATCCACCAGGGACGGGCACGACGGCCGAGCCGCCAATGCCAGTTTCGGGGCTGGCGCGGCCACTGTGGTTCCCACTTCAGCCCGCAACGTGGTCCCTTGCAGTGCCTGGGATTTCAACCAGACCACCAGTGCGGGAACCATACTAGAGGAGGCGAGTGGAAAGGAGGCGGGGCGGACGCCGGTGGAGCCTCGAAGGCATTTGGAGTTACTGTGA